From a region of the Jatrophihabitans endophyticus genome:
- a CDS encoding L-aspartate oxidase has product MTRLPIRLAAPEPGWSVDTDVVVVGSGIAGLTTALHLSRQSSLRVLVVTKDVLAAGSTRWAQGGIAAALDAGDSADEHFTDTVVAGAGVCDEAAVRVLVREGAAAVRELAQMGTRFDRGADGRLSLTREGGHHRDRIAHAGGDATGAEIERALVTRVLDATGVQVIEHALLLDLTTDVDGAVTGLTLHVMGEGQRDGVGAVHARAVVLATGGFGQVYASTTNPSVSTGDGVAAALRAGAVVRDLEFVQFHPTVAYLGPRSSGQQPLVSEAVRGEGAFLVDGAGERFMTGQHPLADLAPRDVVAKAILRRMRETGADHLWLDARHFGVEKWRVRFPTIHSTLVSLGIDPVHDLIPVVPACHYASGGVRTDLTGEASLRNLFVCGESACTGVHGANRLASNSLLEGLVFGHRIADTLVARLGEPADPRPRPPHAPAVGGLLDGGARVPLQQLMSAQVGVLRDEVGLRAATAGLDDLVARDGGAPGTEAWETTNLLTVSAALVQAALERRETRGAHWRDDHPDRDDERWRGHLDTELGRDGVLLTRFAAGEQP; this is encoded by the coding sequence AGCGTCGACACCGACGTCGTCGTCGTGGGATCGGGGATCGCCGGGCTGACCACGGCGCTGCACCTGAGCCGGCAGTCGTCGTTGCGGGTCCTCGTCGTGACGAAGGACGTGCTGGCCGCGGGCTCGACCCGATGGGCACAGGGCGGCATCGCGGCGGCGCTGGACGCCGGCGACTCCGCCGACGAGCACTTCACCGACACCGTCGTGGCCGGTGCCGGTGTGTGCGACGAGGCGGCCGTGCGGGTGCTGGTGCGCGAGGGCGCGGCCGCGGTGCGCGAGCTCGCGCAGATGGGCACGCGCTTCGACCGCGGCGCCGACGGCAGGCTGTCGCTCACCCGCGAGGGCGGCCACCACCGCGACCGCATCGCGCACGCCGGCGGCGACGCCACGGGCGCCGAGATCGAGCGCGCGCTCGTCACGCGGGTGCTCGACGCGACCGGCGTGCAGGTCATCGAGCACGCGCTGCTGCTCGACCTGACGACGGACGTCGACGGCGCCGTGACGGGGTTGACGCTGCACGTCATGGGCGAGGGGCAGCGCGACGGAGTGGGTGCGGTGCACGCCCGCGCGGTCGTCCTCGCCACCGGCGGGTTCGGCCAGGTCTACGCGTCGACCACCAATCCGAGCGTGTCGACCGGTGACGGCGTGGCCGCGGCCCTGCGGGCCGGCGCCGTCGTCCGCGACCTCGAGTTCGTGCAGTTCCACCCGACCGTCGCCTACCTCGGACCGCGCTCGTCCGGACAGCAGCCGCTCGTGAGCGAGGCGGTGCGCGGTGAGGGCGCGTTCCTCGTGGACGGCGCCGGCGAGCGGTTCATGACCGGACAGCACCCGCTGGCCGACCTCGCGCCGCGCGACGTCGTCGCCAAGGCGATCCTGCGCCGGATGCGCGAGACGGGCGCCGACCACCTGTGGCTGGACGCGCGGCACTTCGGCGTCGAGAAGTGGCGGGTCCGGTTCCCGACTATCCACTCCACGCTGGTCTCCCTGGGCATCGACCCGGTCCACGACCTGATCCCGGTCGTCCCTGCGTGCCACTACGCCAGCGGCGGGGTGCGCACCGACCTCACCGGCGAGGCGTCGTTGCGCAACCTCTTCGTGTGCGGCGAGTCGGCGTGCACCGGCGTCCACGGGGCCAACCGGTTGGCGTCCAACTCGCTGCTCGAAGGGCTCGTCTTCGGCCACCGGATCGCCGACACGCTCGTCGCGAGGCTCGGCGAGCCGGCCGATCCGCGGCCCCGTCCGCCGCACGCGCCGGCCGTCGGTGGCCTGCTCGACGGCGGAGCGCGGGTGCCGTTGCAGCAGCTGATGTCGGCGCAGGTCGGCGTGCTCCGCGACGAGGTGGGATTGCGCGCCGCGACCGCGGGCCTCGACGACCTCGTCGCGCGCGACGGCGGCGCGCCCGGCACCGAGGCGTGGGAGACGACCAACCTGCTGACCGTGTCCGCCGCGCTCGTGCAGGCTGCGCTCGAACGACGCGAGACCCGTGGCGCACACTGGCGCGACGACCATCCCGACCGGGACGACGAGCGGTGGCGTGGCCACCTCGACACCGAGCTGGGGCGCGACGGCGTCTTGCTCACCCGGTTCGCAGCGGGGGAGCAGCCGTGA
- the nadC gene encoding carboxylating nicotinate-nucleotide diphosphorylase translates to MTEYDLPDRVVADVVTLALAEDLGAAGDVTTLATVDAASVARAALAARQDGVVAGLPVAERVFAAVGQGRVVFEYGSADGARVSAGEVLATVSGPVRDLLTAERTALNLLGHLSGVATLTRRWVDAIAGTGAHVRDTRKTMPGLRALEKYAVRCGGGVNHRMSLSDAALVKDNHVAAAGGVVAAFRLVRAAHPDLALEIEVDTVEQARDVIAAGADLVLLDNMSPALMREVVAFTRGRAKLEASGRLSLDNAREVAETGVDYLAVGALTHSAPVLDIGLDLGE, encoded by the coding sequence GTGACCGAGTACGACCTGCCGGACCGTGTCGTCGCCGACGTCGTGACGCTGGCGCTGGCCGAGGATCTCGGCGCCGCCGGCGATGTCACCACGCTCGCCACGGTCGACGCGGCGAGCGTGGCCCGGGCCGCGCTGGCGGCGCGCCAGGACGGCGTGGTCGCCGGGCTGCCCGTCGCCGAGCGGGTGTTCGCCGCGGTCGGGCAGGGACGGGTCGTCTTCGAGTACGGCAGCGCCGACGGGGCACGGGTCTCGGCGGGCGAGGTGCTGGCCACCGTGTCCGGGCCGGTCCGGGATCTGCTGACGGCCGAGCGGACCGCGCTGAACCTGCTCGGTCACCTGTCCGGGGTGGCGACGCTCACCCGCCGCTGGGTCGACGCGATCGCGGGTACCGGCGCGCACGTCCGCGACACCCGCAAGACGATGCCCGGCCTGCGTGCGCTGGAGAAGTACGCGGTGCGCTGCGGCGGCGGCGTGAACCACCGCATGTCGCTCTCGGACGCGGCGCTCGTCAAGGACAACCACGTGGCGGCGGCCGGCGGCGTCGTCGCCGCCTTCCGGCTGGTGCGGGCGGCGCACCCGGACCTCGCACTCGAGATCGAGGTCGACACGGTGGAGCAGGCCCGCGACGTCATCGCGGCCGGGGCAGACCTCGTCCTGCTCGACAACATGTCGCCGGCCCTCATGCGTGAGGTCGTGGCTTTCACGCGAGGACGCGCAAAGTTGGAGGCGTCCGGCCGGCTCTCGCTCGACAACGCGCGCGAGGTCGCCGAGACGGGCGTCGACTATCTTGCCGTCGGTGCGCTGACCCACTCGGCGCCCGTTCTCGACATCGGCCTGGACCTCGGGGAGTAG
- a CDS encoding type III pantothenate kinase, producing the protein MLLAIDVGNTNTVMGVFDGDEMRDSWRIKSDARTTADELALAFRGLVADLPVTGIAACSTVPAVMRELRTMLARYYAGVPTVLVEPGVRTGVSILTDNPKEVGTDRICNTAAAYHLTGSPCVVVDFGTSTNFDVISPRGDFLGGALAPGIEISLDALAARAAQLRKVELVAPRSPIGKNTVESLQSGILYGFAGQVDGMVRRLSSALVPDDPAAVHVIATGGLASLVIDHSETVTRYEPALTLIGLRLIWERNA; encoded by the coding sequence ATGCTGCTGGCCATCGACGTCGGCAACACCAACACGGTGATGGGGGTGTTCGACGGCGACGAGATGCGCGACTCGTGGCGCATCAAGTCCGACGCGCGCACGACCGCCGACGAGCTGGCGCTCGCCTTCCGTGGGCTGGTCGCCGACCTGCCGGTCACCGGGATCGCGGCCTGCTCCACCGTCCCCGCCGTCATGCGCGAGCTGCGGACGATGCTGGCGCGCTACTACGCGGGCGTGCCCACGGTGCTCGTGGAGCCCGGCGTCCGCACCGGGGTCAGCATCCTCACCGACAACCCCAAGGAGGTCGGCACCGACCGCATCTGCAACACCGCGGCCGCGTACCACCTCACCGGCAGCCCCTGCGTGGTCGTCGACTTCGGCACCTCGACCAACTTCGACGTCATCAGCCCGCGGGGTGACTTCCTCGGCGGCGCGCTCGCGCCCGGCATCGAGATCTCGCTGGACGCGCTCGCCGCACGGGCCGCGCAGCTGCGCAAGGTCGAGCTCGTCGCGCCCCGCAGCCCCATCGGGAAGAACACGGTGGAGTCCCTGCAGTCGGGCATCCTCTACGGCTTCGCGGGTCAGGTGGACGGCATGGTGCGGCGGCTGTCGAGTGCGCTCGTGCCCGACGACCCCGCCGCGGTGCACGTCATCGCGACCGGGGGGCTCGCGTCCCTCGTCATCGACCACAGCGAGACGGTGACCCGGTACGAGCCGGCGCTCACCCTGATCGGACTCCGCCTCATCTGGGAAAGGAACGCCTGA
- a CDS encoding LLM class F420-dependent oxidoreductase — protein sequence MQLRIFTEPQQGASYDDLLRVARATEDLGFDAFFRSDHYLSMGDGDGLPGPSDAWITLAGLARDTSRVRLGTLVSPATFRLPGPLAISVANVDAMSGGRVELGLGVGWFDAEHTAYGIPYPDTAERFDRFAEQVEILDGLFRTPAGERYSFAGAHYRLADSPALPKPTQSPRPPFVLGGAGKKRGAALAARYADEYNVAFSSLERTREIFGRVRAAAAETGRELVYSAAQVLCLGRDDAEVARRAAAIGRDVDEVRASSAAAGTVAEVVDKLGAFAAEGATRGYLQTLDLSDLDHLELAAELARQL from the coding sequence GTGCAGCTGCGCATCTTCACCGAGCCGCAACAGGGAGCGAGCTACGACGACCTCCTGCGGGTCGCCCGCGCGACCGAGGACCTCGGCTTCGACGCGTTCTTCCGCTCCGACCACTACCTGTCGATGGGCGACGGCGACGGGTTGCCCGGTCCGTCCGACGCGTGGATCACGCTGGCCGGGCTGGCCCGCGACACGTCCCGCGTGCGCCTCGGCACGCTGGTCTCGCCGGCGACGTTCCGGCTGCCCGGGCCGTTGGCGATCAGCGTCGCGAACGTCGACGCCATGAGCGGCGGCCGCGTCGAGCTGGGGCTCGGCGTCGGGTGGTTCGACGCCGAGCACACCGCGTACGGCATCCCGTACCCGGACACCGCCGAACGCTTCGACCGGTTCGCCGAGCAGGTCGAGATCCTCGACGGGCTGTTCCGGACGCCGGCGGGCGAGCGGTACTCCTTCGCCGGCGCGCACTACCGGCTCGCGGACTCGCCCGCGCTGCCGAAGCCGACGCAGTCGCCCCGGCCGCCGTTCGTCCTCGGCGGTGCCGGGAAGAAGCGCGGCGCCGCGCTCGCCGCCCGGTACGCCGACGAGTACAACGTCGCGTTCTCGTCCCTGGAACGCACCCGCGAGATCTTCGGCCGTGTTCGCGCCGCCGCTGCCGAGACCGGCCGCGAGCTCGTCTACTCCGCCGCCCAGGTGCTGTGCCTCGGGCGCGACGACGCCGAGGTCGCCCGGCGGGCCGCCGCGATCGGTCGCGACGTCGACGAGGTGCGGGCGAGCAGTGCGGCCGCCGGCACCGTCGCCGAGGTCGTCGACAAGCTCGGCGCCTTCGCGGCCGAGGGCGCGACCCGCGGCTACCTGCAGACGCTCGACCTGAGCGACCTGGACCACCTCGAACTGGCCGCCGAGCTCGCCCGCCAGCTCTGA
- a CDS encoding response regulator transcription factor, translating to MIRLLLADDQNLVRTALAALLELEDDFEVVAQVARGDEVVAAALAARPDVALLDIEMPGMDGLAAAAALSHELPSCRLLILTAFGRPGYLRRGMEAGASGFVVKDAPAEQLADAVRRIARGERVVDPALAAATLAGGPSPLTGRERDVLVAARDGATVADVAAKLFLSEGTVRNYLSAAIAKTGVRNRTEAVRVADERGWL from the coding sequence GTGATCCGGCTGCTGCTCGCCGACGACCAGAACCTCGTCCGCACCGCTCTCGCGGCGTTGCTCGAGCTCGAGGACGACTTCGAGGTCGTCGCGCAGGTCGCCCGCGGCGACGAGGTCGTCGCCGCGGCCCTGGCCGCGCGCCCGGACGTCGCGCTGCTCGACATCGAGATGCCCGGGATGGACGGCCTGGCCGCCGCCGCCGCGCTCTCGCACGAGCTGCCGTCGTGCCGGCTGCTCATCCTGACCGCGTTCGGACGGCCCGGCTATCTGCGCCGGGGCATGGAGGCCGGTGCGTCCGGCTTCGTCGTCAAGGACGCCCCGGCCGAGCAGCTGGCCGACGCCGTGCGCCGCATCGCCCGCGGCGAGCGGGTCGTCGACCCCGCCCTCGCCGCCGCCACCCTCGCCGGCGGCCCCTCACCGCTCACCGGGCGCGAGCGCGACGTCCTGGTCGCCGCGCGCGACGGCGCGACCGTGGCCGACGTCGCCGCCAAGCTCTTCCTCTCCGAGGGCACGGTGCGCAACTACCTGTCCGCCGCCATCGCGAAGACCGGCGTCCGCAACCGGACCGAGGCCGTCCGGGTCGCCGACGAGCGGGGTTGGCTGTAG
- a CDS encoding sensor histidine kinase yields MNTTSCEPEGPTVRWDRGWRRYIFPAFWLVYLGQTVAGVQKHSTGAAAAAGYTIVGCFAVGYLLALQRGMDRRPRSFWVLYGLGFALTAVECVFAHQDALAFLVYLSVLTVATRRPVVIVVATLGYATAAIALPPLVTSWHAAADWDLGITLVLVAFALLGFFKIIDANEALAAARAEVARLAAENERSRIARDLHDLLGHSLTTITVKAGLARRLAERGEDDRARAEIAEVEQLSRRTLGDVRAAVSAHRELTLAGELATGREVLRAAGIIAELPASVAEVDQDVEELFGWVVREGLTNVIRHSRATHVRITLGARSLEIADDGRGGVAPAGNGLRGVRERVEALRGRLHVAGRADGFVLRVDVPAPATVPARDLSRAP; encoded by the coding sequence ATGAACACCACGAGCTGCGAGCCTGAGGGCCCCACCGTCCGCTGGGACCGTGGGTGGCGCCGCTACATCTTCCCGGCCTTCTGGCTCGTCTACCTCGGGCAGACGGTCGCCGGCGTGCAGAAGCACTCGACGGGGGCCGCGGCCGCGGCCGGTTACACGATCGTCGGGTGCTTCGCCGTCGGTTACCTCCTGGCCCTGCAGCGCGGCATGGACCGCCGCCCGAGGTCCTTCTGGGTGCTCTACGGCCTGGGATTCGCGCTGACCGCGGTCGAGTGCGTGTTCGCGCACCAGGACGCCCTCGCGTTCCTGGTGTACCTGTCGGTGCTGACGGTGGCGACGCGACGCCCGGTCGTCATCGTGGTGGCGACGCTCGGGTACGCGACGGCCGCGATCGCCCTGCCGCCGCTGGTGACCAGCTGGCACGCCGCCGCGGACTGGGACCTCGGCATCACCCTGGTGCTGGTGGCGTTCGCGCTGCTCGGCTTCTTCAAGATCATCGACGCCAACGAGGCCCTCGCCGCCGCCCGGGCGGAGGTCGCCCGGCTCGCCGCGGAGAACGAGCGCTCGCGCATCGCCCGCGACCTGCACGACCTGCTCGGGCACTCGCTCACCACCATCACCGTCAAGGCCGGCCTCGCCCGGCGGCTGGCCGAACGCGGCGAGGACGATCGTGCGCGCGCCGAGATCGCCGAGGTCGAGCAGCTCAGCCGCCGCACCCTGGGCGACGTCCGGGCCGCCGTCTCGGCGCATCGCGAGCTGACGCTGGCCGGCGAGCTCGCCACCGGGCGGGAGGTGCTGCGGGCCGCCGGCATCATCGCCGAGCTGCCGGCGAGCGTCGCCGAGGTCGACCAGGACGTCGAGGAGCTGTTCGGCTGGGTGGTGCGCGAGGGTCTCACCAACGTCATCCGTCACTCGCGGGCCACCCACGTACGCATCACGCTCGGTGCCCGCAGCCTGGAGATCGCCGACGACGGCCGCGGCGGCGTCGCACCGGCGGGCAACGGGCTGCGCGGCGTGCGGGAACGGGTCGAGGCGCTGCGCGGCCGGCTCCACGTCGCGGGACGCGCCGACGGCTTCGTGCTGCGGGTCGACGTGCCCGCCCCGGCCACGGTGCCCGCGCGCGATCTGAGTCGGGCGCCGTGA
- a CDS encoding ABC transporter permease — protein sequence MNAVYLRYELLRLFRNRQSFVFSLVVPLVVFLAVGGSNRDVKPYGNDVTLARYYLAGMIALGTMAAVFTGGARIAFERQVGWNRQLRLTPLAAGTYLRVKVLTSYLIAVLVIVLLTAAALAIGVSLHPADWLEAVGLTLVALVPFAAFGIGIGHLVKGDAMGPVIGLGVSFFAILGGAYFPLGGDHGFLHELVRVIPSFWLVQAGKTGIGGESWTVEAWLVVVGWAVVLGAGAMWAYRRDTARA from the coding sequence ATGAACGCCGTCTACCTGCGTTACGAGCTGCTGCGACTGTTCCGCAACCGGCAGAGCTTCGTGTTCTCGCTCGTCGTGCCGCTCGTCGTGTTCCTCGCCGTCGGCGGCTCGAACCGCGACGTGAAGCCCTACGGCAACGACGTCACCCTCGCCCGCTACTACCTGGCCGGGATGATCGCGCTCGGCACGATGGCGGCGGTGTTCACCGGCGGCGCGCGGATCGCGTTCGAACGGCAGGTCGGGTGGAACCGTCAGCTCCGACTGACCCCGCTCGCCGCCGGCACCTACCTGCGCGTGAAGGTGCTGACGTCCTACCTGATCGCCGTCCTCGTCATCGTCCTGCTGACGGCGGCCGCGCTCGCCATCGGTGTCTCACTGCACCCCGCCGACTGGCTCGAGGCGGTCGGCCTGACGCTGGTGGCGCTCGTCCCCTTCGCCGCGTTCGGCATCGGGATCGGGCACCTGGTCAAGGGCGATGCCATGGGCCCGGTCATCGGGTTGGGCGTCTCGTTCTTCGCCATCCTCGGCGGCGCGTACTTCCCGCTCGGCGGCGACCACGGGTTCCTGCACGAGCTCGTGCGCGTCATCCCGTCGTTCTGGCTGGTGCAGGCGGGCAAGACCGGGATCGGCGGCGAGTCGTGGACGGTCGAGGCATGGCTCGTCGTCGTCGGCTGGGCCGTCGTGCTCGGGGCCGGCGCGATGTGGGCCTACCGGCGCGACACCGCCCGGGCGTGA